The Mercurialis annua linkage group LG2, ddMerAnnu1.2, whole genome shotgun sequence genome contains a region encoding:
- the LOC126669324 gene encoding outer envelope pore protein 16-2, chloroplastic, with translation MSSNMETKTFMDEIRGFEKNWMFDLGHPLLNRIAESFVKAAGIGAAQAVSREAYFTAVESSGLDSSSGIPPELSSAGSAKKRSRFPDLRGETNGKSLEALVKSTGKESLQWGLAAGVHSGLTYGLREARGTHDWKNSAVAGAVTGMTLALTTDGVSHEQIVQCAITGAAISTAANLLGGIF, from the exons ATGAGCAGTAACATGGAAACAAAAACTTTTATGGACGAGATACGTGGTTTTGAAAAAAACTGGATGTTTGATCTTGGCCACCCTCTCCTCAACCGTATTGCTGAGAGTTTTGTCAAAGCTGCTGGG ATTGGAGCAGCTCAAGCAGTGTCGCGGGAAGCTTATTTTACTGCTGTTGaaa GCAGTGGCCTTGATTCTTCAAGTGGTATACCACCTGAGCTATCTTCTGCTGGCTCTGCCAAGAAGCGCAGCCGGTTCCCTGATCTTAGAG GAGAAACCAATGGAAAATCTCTGGAAGCCCTG GTGAAGAGCACAGGAAAAGAATCCTTGCAATGGG GACTGGCTGCAGGGGTACATTCAGGTCTTACTTATGGACTAAGAGAGGCTCGTGGAACGCACGACTGG AAAAACAGTGCAGTAGCTGGAGCAGTAACAGGCATGACATTGGCGCTTACGACAGACGGTGTTTCCCATGAGCAAATTGTGCAATGTGCCATTACCGGAGCTGCAATTTCCACTGCTGCAAATCTACTTGGTGGGATATTTTAA
- the LOC126669323 gene encoding uncharacterized protein LOC126669323, which translates to MSSTKEEKNQDAADRIKAAAMSAAKGLSRAQAERAAAAAARNVNAYGQKEEGPSRWQEKREAKRQMYLMSTEKQVRLGERKDLKSSMPTAGGTGQCQKCYQTGHWTYECKNERVYMARPSRTQQLKNPKLRMKLANSYDLDNPDDKEEKGKSSKKSKRKHRSDSDSGSDSEASVFETDSGASSVTESESSEEDSSSSDSEEERRRQKRKKKQKKKVSRRKYSSTSESSQSDSESDDKGSRRKRRHSRKR; encoded by the coding sequence ATGTCGAGTACGAAAGAAGAGAAAAATCAGGATGCCGCCGACAGGATTAAGGCTGCAGCAATGAGTGCTGCAAAAGGTCTTAGTCGTGCGCAGGCTGAAAGGGCTGCAGCTGCAGCTGCCCGTAATGTAAATGCCTATGGACAAAAGGAAGAAGGGCCGAGCCGATGGCAAGAGAAAAGGGAGGCGAAGCGGCAGATGTATTTGATGAGTACAGAAAAACAAGTTAGGCTGGGTGAACGAAAAGATCTTAAGTCTTCGATGCCAACTGCCGGTGGAACCGGACAATGTCAGAAATGTTATCAAACTGGACATTGGACTTATGAGTGCAAGAATGAAAGGGTTTATATGGCACGACCGTCACGGACACAGCAGCTTAAGAACCCTAAGCTGAGGATGAAGCTTGCTAATTCTTATGATTTGGATAATCCAGATGATAAGGAAGAGAAGGGTAAATCATCCAAGAAAAGCAAGAGGAAACATAGATCCGATTCTGACTCTGGTAGTGATAGTGAGGCTTCAGTTTTCGAGACTGACAGTGGGGCGTCATCTGTTACAGAATCTGAATCTTCTGAGGAAGACAGTTCATCTTCTGATTCTGAAGAGGAGAGGAGGCGgcaaaagaggaagaagaagcagaagaaaAAGGTGAGCCGCAGGAAGTACAGTTCTACTTCTGAGTCCTCCCAGTCTGACTCTGAATCTGATGATAAGGGCAGCCGGAGGAAGAGGAGGCACAGCAGGAAGCGCTAA
- the LOC126670736 gene encoding probable enoyl-CoA hydratase 1, peroxisomal, which yields MAQSDLASLILVTRGQNGVATITINRPKSLNSLTRPMMVRMAREIKALAVDDSVQVIILTGSGRSFCSGVDLTSAEDVFKGDVKDVETDPVAQMELCKKPIIGAINGFAVTAGFEIALACDILVASKGAKFMDTHARFGIFPSWGLSQKLPRIIGAGRAREASLTAMPITAEQAEKWGLVNYVVDESELLKKAQDIAEAIIKNNQDLVLRYKAVLNDGLKLDLGHALSLEKERAYDYYNGMTKEQFKKMQEFIAGRSAKPSSKL from the exons ATGGCCCAGTCCGACCTCGCAAGCCTAATCCTCGTGACCCGAGGCCAAAACGGCGTCGCAACGATCACCATCAACCGTCCGAAATCCCTGAATTCATTAACCAGGCCCATGATGGTTCGTATGGCTAGGGAGATCAAGGCCTTGGCTGTTGATGATTCGGTTCAGGTCATTATTTTGACAGGATCGGGTCGGTCATTCTGTTCGGGTGTTGATTTGACTTCTGCTGAGGACGTTTTTAAAGGGGATGTGAAGGATGTGGAGACCGACCCGGTTGCGCAGATGGAGCTTTGTAAGAAGCCGATTATTGGTGCAATTAATGGGTTTGCTGTAACTGCAGGTTTTGAAATTGCTCTTGCTTGTGATATTTTGGTGGCCTCTAAAGGTGCTAAATTTATGGATACCCATGCCAG GTTTGGAATATTTCCTTCATGGGGTCTATCACAGAAGCTGCCAAGGATAATAGGAGCTGGTAGGGCTAGAGAAGCATCACTAACTGCGATGCCAATAACTGCAGAGCAGGCTGAGAAGTGGGGTTTGGTTAATTATGTCGTTGACGAGAGTGAATTGTTAAAGAAAGCTCAAGATATAGCTGAagctataataaaaaataaccaAGATTTGGTGTTGAGATATAAGGCTGTCTTAAATGATGGCCTCAAACTGGACCTGGGGCATGCTCTTTCTTTGGAGAAG GAACGAGCATACGACTATTACAACGGAATGACGAAGGAACAGTTTAAGAAAATGCAGGAGTTCATAGCGGGTCGGAGTGCAAAACCTTCATCCAAGTTATAG
- the LOC126669322 gene encoding GDSL esterase/lipase At4g16230-like gives MSILSQTMAFQVLILILVLSETSIAMDIPANFVFGDSLVDAGNNNYIASLSKANYIPNGIDFGRPTGRYTNGRTIADIIGQELGFTDFTPPYLAPTTVCPVILRGVNYASGGGGILNHTGKIFGGRINLDAQIDNFANTRQDIISRIGSPAALDLLQRALFSVTIGSNDFINNYFTPVVSALEQKLISPDVFVDSMIARFRLQLTRLYNLGARKVVVANVGPIGCIPFERDTNPSAGNNCVSLPNQVAQLYNARLRSLIAELQTSQKGSTLVYADVYRIVDDIIQNYVSYGFENANGSCCYLAGRFGGLVPCGPTSKICADRSKFVFWDPYHPSDAANVLIAKRLVDGNLNDISPMNIRQLSTV, from the exons ATGAGCATCCTCTCACAAACAATGGCGTTTCAAGTATTGATATTGATCTTGGTTTTGTCGGAGACAAGCATTGCAATGGACATTCCTGCCAATTTTGTCTTCGGTGACTCACTGGTTGATGCAGGAAACAACAATTATATAGCGTCTCTCTCCAAGGCTAATTATATtccaaacggaattgatttcggcAGACCGACCGGTCGATACACCAATGGCAGAACCATTGCTGACATAATAG GCCAAGAATTAGGTTTCACAGATTTCACTCCTCCTTACTTGGCTCCCACGACAGTATGTCCTGTAATTCTGAGAGGTGTCAACTATGCTTCAGGTGGCGGTGGAATTCTTAATCATACTGGCAAGATCTTT GGCGGAAGAATCAACTTGGACGCGCAGATTGATAACTTTGCAAACACTAGACAAGACATAATTTCAAGAATTGGTTCTCCTGCAGCTCTGGATTTGCTTCAAAGAGCTCTGTTCTCGGTTACAATCGGGTCGAATGATTTCATTAATAACTACTTTACACCAGTTGTCTCTGCACTCGAGCAAAAGTTGATATCTCCAGATGTGTTTGTGGACAGCATGATAGCAAGATTCAGACTACAACTTACT AGACTGTACAATTTGGGTGCTAGAAAGGTGGTTGTGGCGAATGTGGGGCCGATTGGATGCATACCATTCGAAAGGGATACAAATCCATCCGCCGGGAATAATTGTGTTAGTCTTCCTAATCAGGTAGCTCAGCTATACAATGCACGACTGAGAAGCCTTATCGCGGAGCTTCAGACAAGCCAGAAAGGATCAACATTGGTTTATGCAGATGTTTATCGCATCGTAGATGACATAATACAGAACTACGTTTCATACG GTTTTGAGAATGCAAATGGATCATGCTGCTATTTAGCAGGGAGATTTGGTGGTCTAGTACCATGTGGACCAACATCTAAAATTTGTGCAGACAGATCAAAGTTTGTGTTCTGGGATCCATACCATCCGTCCGATGCGGCTAATGTCCTCATCGCAAAGCGACTGGTCGACGGCAACTTGAATGACATTTCACCTATGAACATTCGTCAACTCTCGACGGTTTAA
- the LOC126666938 gene encoding pentatricopeptide repeat-containing protein At2g13600-like, with protein sequence MHRAGHVNTITTTTHQQFYINFLCKSLETCNLLHAKSIHANLIKASIPSSIYLSNHLLNFYVKFGDLNYGLKLFDQMRERNVVSWSSVISGFVQHGCSSQALSLFSGMHRESMVSPNAFTLVSALRACSLSEDLKDLYQIYALIIRLGFESNVFVVNAFLTGLIRHEKLLEAKQVFNECLNKDIVTWNAMMAGLLQLSCLELPSFLYRMCYDGLKPDHFTFATIFTGLAADISDIRLGLQVHGRLIKSGHGADVCVGNSLLDMYLKNRRMVDGGKAFDELSIKNKRSWTQMAAGFLEYGEPRKALELFVEMTQTGMEHNNFTLATALNACANLPSVEDGKKIHGLRVKFGSEVDVCVDNALLDMYAKSGCMKEAEIVFRMMPCRSVVSWTSMIIGYAHNGQAREALEIFDEMRMENIEPNYITFIVVLYACSQGGLIDEGWKYFLSMSSDYGISPGEDHYVCMVNLLGRAGHIKEAKELILRMPFKPGVLVWQTLVGACQLHGDLETGKLAAERAMHFDTLSYSTYVTLSNMFADLKNWDSVGMLRNLMENRAVKKVPGSSWIEVGV encoded by the coding sequence ATGCATCGGGCCGGTCATGTTAACACCATAACAACAACTACACATCAACAATTCTACATCAATTTCTTGTGCAAATCCTTAGAAACCTGCAATTTACTTCATGCAAAATCTATTCACGCCAATCTCATCAAAGCCTCTATTCCCTCTTCCATTTATCTCAGCAATCACCTTCTCAATTTTTACGTCAAATTTGGGGACCTCAACTATGGTCTCAAACTGTTCGACCAAATGCGTGAGAGAAATGTTGTGTCTTGGTCCTCTGTCATTTCTGGTTTTGTTCAACACGGTTGTTCCAGTCAAGCTCTCTCTTTATTTTCCGGCATGCACCGCGAGTCTATGGTTTCTCCGAATGCGTTTACTCTTGTAAGCGCGCTCCGTGCTTGTTCTTTATCGGAGGATTTGAAAGATTTGTACCAAATTTATGCGCTTATTATTCGGTTAGGATTTGAATCCAATGTGTTTGTTGTCAATGCATTTCTAACTGGTTTGATTCGACACGAAAAGTTGTTAGAGGCTAAACAGGTATTCAATGAATGTTTAAATAAGGATATTGTAACTTGGAATGCTATGATGGCAGGGTTATTACAATTATCTTGTTTAGAATTGCCTAGTTTTTTGTATCGGATGTGTTATGATGGTCTCAAGCCTGATCATTTTACTTTTGCCACTATTTTTACTGGATTGGCAGCTGATATTTCGGATATCAGATTGGGTTTGCAAGTTCATGGACGGCTTATCAAGAGTGGTCATGGTGCTGATGTTTGTGTTGGAAATTCTCTGTTGGATATGTACTTAAAGAACCGGAGGATGGTGGACGGTGGCAAGGCTTTCGACGAGTTGAGTATTAAAAATAAGCGATCTTGGACCCAAATGGCTGCTGGATTTCTAGAATATGGAGAACCGCGAAAAGCTCTCGAGCTTTTCGTGGAAATGACGCAGACGGGGATGGAGCACAACAATTTCACTCTTGCCACTGCCCTTAATGCTTGCGCCAATTTGCCTTCCGTGGAGGATGGAAAGAAAATTCATGGATTGAGAGTGAAGTTTGGTTCTGAGGTTGATGTTTGTGTGGACAATGCTCTGCTCGATATGTATGCAAAATCAGGATGCATGAAAGAAGCGGAAATTGTGTTCCGTATGATGCCTTGTCGATCTGTGGTTTCATGGACATCTATGATTATTGGGTATGCACACAATGGTCAAGCTAGAGAAGCTCTGGAGATTTTTGATGAGATGAGAATGGAGAATATAGAACCGAACTATATCACTTTTATTGTCGTGCTTTATGCGTGTAGTCAAGGAGGATTGATCGATGAAGGGtggaaatattttttatctaTGTCTAGTGATTACGGAATTTCTCCGGGAGAAGATCACTATGTGTGTATGGTGAATCTGCTTGGTCGCGCCGGGCATATTAAGGAAGCTAAGGAACTGATCTTAAGAATGCCGTTTAAACCAGGGGTGCTTGTTTGGCAAACTTTAGTAGGTGCTTGTCAACTTCATGGTGATTTAGAAACGGGGAAACTAGCAGCAGAGCGTGCAATGCATTTCGATACACTTTCTTATTCAACTTATGTCACATTGTCTAACATGTTTGCTGATCTTAAAAACTGGGATAGTGTAGGAATGTTGAGAAATCTTATGGAGAATAGGGCTGTGAAGAAAGTGCCCGGATCCAGTTGGATTGAAGTAGGGGTGTAA